The genomic segment CGATCGGCTTGGCTTTCAGACCCAGCGCAGCTGACATCGGGAACTTCCCTTGGCAATGAGGTCTGATCTGCAATGAACCCGGAACAACAACTTACAGATCGAATACGATTCTTTTTCGAGGATTCCGCCTAACGCCTCCTTAATTTGCTGTTTGACGGAATGCCTAAATGATAGTCACTCCGGCCCGCCGACCTGCCATCCACCGCTTTGTGCGCCCCAGCCGTTGCAAATCGCCGGGGTTTCCCAGCCAATCCTTTCAAGCCAGTCCCGGCCGCGAGCGTGATCGCCCGGACCCGAGTTCCCAATCGATAGCCCTCGCCATGACGCCTCCCGCATCCGCACTGCCCGTCGAAGCGCCCCAGGCGTTCCTGGGCGTGGCACGCTCGCTCACCGACAAGCTGTGGCGCGACCGGCTCGATGCCCGCGGCGCGGCCCAGGCGCTCGCCATGGTGCAGCGGCACCAATTGCCGGAGCTGCTGGCGCGGGTGCTGGCGGGGCGCGGGGTCGATATCGACGCCGTCGCCGATTTCCTCGATCCGACCATCCGTAAGCTGCTGCCGGACCCGTTCACGGTGACGGAAATGGAGGCCGCCTCCAGGCGCGTCGCGGATGCCGCGACTACGGGCGAGAAGGTCGCGATCTTCGGCGACTACGACGTCGACGGCGCGACCTCGGCGGCGCTGCTGGCCTGGCACCTGCGCCATTGCGGGCTCGATCCGCTGATCCACATTCCCGACCGAATTTTCGAGGGCTACGGCCCGAACGTCGAGGCCGTGCGCGGGCTCGCCGCAAAAGGCGCGACGCTGCTCGTCACCGTCGATTGCGGCACCACCAGCATCGAGCCGCTCGCCGAGGCCAAACGCCTCGGCATGTCCGTGGTGGTGATCGACCACCACCAATGCGGCCTCGATCTCCCCGAGGTCGATGCGCTGGTCAACCCGAACCGCCCCGATGATCTCTCGGGCCTTGGCCATCTCGCCGCGGTCGGCCTCGTGCTGGTGACGCTGGTCGCGGTCAACCGCGAGCTGCGCCAGCGCGGCTTCTGGAATGCGGAGATGCCCGAGCCGGATCTGCTCGGGATGCTGCATCACGTCGCGCTCGGCACGGTCGCCGACATCGCGCCGCTGATCGGGCTCAACCGCGCCTTCGTGGCGAAGGGGCTGATCGCGATGCGTCGGCGCGACCATGTCGGCCACACTGCGCTGATGGACGTGGCACGGCTCAACGGCCCGCCGGAAGCCTGGCATCTCGGTTTCATGCTGGGGCCGCGCGTCAATGCCGGCGGCCGTATCGGCCGCGCCGATCTCGGAGTGCGGCTGCTGCTCGAAGGCGACAGCGTCGAGGCGGCGCGGATCGCGGCCGAGCTCGACCGTCTCAACAGCGAACGCCGCGTCATCGAGCAGGCGGCGGAAGCCCAGGCCGAAGCCGAGGCGCTGGCCTCGATCGGGCTGGAGGACAAGCTCGCCGTGATCGTCACGGCCTCGGAAGGCTGGCATCCGGGCGTGGTCGGCCTCGTCGCCTCCCGCCTGAAGGAAAAGTTTTCGCGGCCTGCCTTTGCCATTGCGCTGGAGCCCGGCGGCATCGGCACCGGCTCGGGCCGCTCGATCGCCGGCGTCGATCTCGGCAAGGCGGTGCGGCAGGCGGTCGCTGACGGCATTCTGCTCAAGGGGGGCGGCCA from the Bradyrhizobium sp. WBAH42 genome contains:
- the recJ gene encoding single-stranded-DNA-specific exonuclease RecJ; amino-acid sequence: MTPPASALPVEAPQAFLGVARSLTDKLWRDRLDARGAAQALAMVQRHQLPELLARVLAGRGVDIDAVADFLDPTIRKLLPDPFTVTEMEAASRRVADAATTGEKVAIFGDYDVDGATSAALLAWHLRHCGLDPLIHIPDRIFEGYGPNVEAVRGLAAKGATLLVTVDCGTTSIEPLAEAKRLGMSVVVIDHHQCGLDLPEVDALVNPNRPDDLSGLGHLAAVGLVLVTLVAVNRELRQRGFWNAEMPEPDLLGMLHHVALGTVADIAPLIGLNRAFVAKGLIAMRRRDHVGHTALMDVARLNGPPEAWHLGFMLGPRVNAGGRIGRADLGVRLLLEGDSVEAARIAAELDRLNSERRVIEQAAEAQAEAEALASIGLEDKLAVIVTASEGWHPGVVGLVASRLKEKFSRPAFAIALEPGGIGTGSGRSIAGVDLGKAVRQAVADGILLKGGGHAMAAGVTLRKEKLAEFRAYLETVLARDVAEARHVNELYIDGAVSARAVTPELATTLNRAGPFGSGNPEPVLALPAHQLVFADEVGQAHLRLRFKAGDGAIVNGIAFRSIGQKLGNALLANRGQQMHVAGSLSVDRYQGAERVQFRVVDVALPDQGPSVIR